In a genomic window of Hippoglossus stenolepis isolate QCI-W04-F060 chromosome 17, HSTE1.2, whole genome shotgun sequence:
- the fam8a1a gene encoding protein FAM8A1, which produces MSGHSRANGPGSGAKQPQPTVTAEYCAQLQQWMWGYYWSYTGWQSWLSLSALSFPPPPGTSARTPAAAAVGGGAPWLGWNPYLPGLPPAPASFPHPGGAHIQHSAPPDPRTAQEHDPPQAGREYTIPSPLQRFLAETVDFFILFCVKATIVLWIMHLSGMKDITILITQFIVEEIDENTSMEDLQKMMAVALVYRVLVCFYETICIWGAGGATPGKFLLGLRVVTCDTSTLVRPNRVFVVPASNVSLSASTVRALNKNFSIAFLFPVFITLLFFQHNRTVYDIVAGTIVVQRRGGR; this is translated from the exons ATGTCGGGTCACAGCCGAGCGAACGGCCCCGGATCCGGCGCCAAACAGCCGCAGCCCACGGTGACAGCGGAATACTGCgcgcagctgcagcagtggatgTGGGGCTACTACTGGAGCTACACCGGGTGGCAGAGCTGGCTCTCCCTGTCCGCCCTCTCCTTCCCCCCGCCGCCGGGGACCAGCGCCCGTACaccggctgcagctgctgttggtGGTGGTGCACCGTGGCTCGGCTGGAACCCTTATCTCCCCGGCCTCCCCCCGGCCCCGGCTTCCTTCCCTCATCCCGGGGGTGCACACATCCAGCACAGCGCACCCCCTGATCCCCGGACAGCCCAGGAGCACGACCCCCCTCAGGCAG GACGGGAGTACACcatcccctctcctctgcagaggttCCTGGCAGAGACGGTGGACTTCTTCATCCTGTTCTGTGTGAAGGCCACCATCGTGCTGTGGATCATGCACCTGAGTGGGAtgaa GGACATCACCATACTAATCACCCAGTTCATCGTGGAGGAGATTGACGAGAACACGTCCATGGAGGACCTGCAGAAGATGATGGCTGTGGCTCTGGTCTACAGGGTGTTGGTGTGCTTCTACGAG ACGATCTGTATTTGGGGAGCTGGTGGGGCCACTCCGGGGAAGTTCCTGCTCGGCCTGCGGGTGGTGACGTGCGACACATCCACTCTGGTGCGACCCAACCGAGTCTTTGTAGTCCCGGCGTCTAACGTCTCGCTCTCTGC ATCTACAGTCCGGGCGCTGAACAAGAACTTCTCCATCGCCTTCCTCTTTCCGGTCTtcatcaccctcctcttcttccagcACAACAGGACTGTGTACGACATCGTGGCCGGCACCATAGTCGTCCAGAGACGAGGGGGCAGATAG
- the fabp4a gene encoding fatty acid binding protein 4a encodes MVDCFVGTWKMISSENFDDYMKAIGVGFATRQVGNRTKPNLIVSVDDQGVICMKSQSTFKTTEIKFKLNEPFDETTADDRKTRTVVTLENGKLVQKQSWDGKDTNIEREITDGKLIAKCIMGDVIAVRTYVKEA; translated from the exons ATGGTCGACTGTTTTGTTGGGACGTGGAAGATGATTTCCAGCGAGAACTTTGATGACTACATGAAAGCAATCG GTGTGGGGTTTGCAACCAGGCAGGTGGGCAACAGGACCAAACCCAATCTGATAGTGAGCGTGGACGATCAGGGGGTCATTTGCATGAAGTCTCAAAGCACCTTCAAGACCACCGAGATCAAGTTCAAGCTCAACGAGCCCTTTGACGAGACCACCGCCGACGACAGGAAGACCAGG ACCGTGGTGACTCTGGAAAACGGCAAACTAGTGCAGAAACAGAGCTGGGATGGAAAAGACACGAATATCGAGAGGGAGATCACAGATGGGAAATTGATAGCG AAATGCATAATGGGCGACGTGATCGCGGTGAGGACGTACGTGAAGGAAGCGTGA
- the mrpl53 gene encoding 39S ribosomal protein L53, mitochondrial isoform X2 translates to MAAPSKASVVLKAVRTITVRFCPFESNVRSTREFLAAVGSEKVRSTNMNCEVTSMVKHDRSEPVVDITYDGERLVMKGAQLTSREMLEAFQSRCIAKDLQGKAAAKK, encoded by the exons ATGGCGGCTCCCAGTAAAGCCTCCGTGGTGCTGAAGGCTGTGAGGACAATAACGGTCCGGTTCTGCCCGTTCGAGTCCAACGTCCGGTCCACGCG GGAGTTTCTGGCTGCGGTGGGCTCAGAGAAGGTCCGGTCGACCAACATGAACTGTGAGGTGACATCCATGGTAAAACATGACCGGTCTGAACCAGTAGTGGATATTACTTATG ATGGAGAGAGGCTGGTGATGAAGGGGGCACAGCTGACCAGCAGAGAGATGCTGGAGGCATTTCAGTCCCGCTGCATCGCCAAGGACCTGCAGGGAAAAGCTGCAGCAAAGAAGTGA
- the mrpl53 gene encoding 39S ribosomal protein L53, mitochondrial isoform X1, giving the protein MAAPSKASVVLKAVRTITVRFCPFESNVRSTREFLAAVGSEKVRSTNMNCEVTSMVKHDRSEPVVDITYADGERLVMKGAQLTSREMLEAFQSRCIAKDLQGKAAAKK; this is encoded by the exons ATGGCGGCTCCCAGTAAAGCCTCCGTGGTGCTGAAGGCTGTGAGGACAATAACGGTCCGGTTCTGCCCGTTCGAGTCCAACGTCCGGTCCACGCG GGAGTTTCTGGCTGCGGTGGGCTCAGAGAAGGTCCGGTCGACCAACATGAACTGTGAGGTGACATCCATGGTAAAACATGACCGGTCTGAACCAGTAGTGGATATTACTTATG CAGATGGAGAGAGGCTGGTGATGAAGGGGGCACAGCTGACCAGCAGAGAGATGCTGGAGGCATTTCAGTCCCGCTGCATCGCCAAGGACCTGCAGGGAAAAGCTGCAGCAAAGAAGTGA